A stretch of the Uranotaenia lowii strain MFRU-FL chromosome 3, ASM2978415v1, whole genome shotgun sequence genome encodes the following:
- the LOC129756700 gene encoding deoxynucleoside triphosphate triphosphohydrolase SAMHD1 encodes MSISTNGTGQQRDLTACSDHAEKDWTLYDAVHGMVTYPPFVREVVDTCEFQRLRNLKQLGTSTKVFPCATHTRFEHCLGVCHLAGKLLKTLEKNSGVQVSNIHRKCVVLAALLHDVGHGPFSHMWEDFVHSGSDKSWSHEQSSCEMAYQLFANNDIKLSPEELEHFYGQQLICALITGNQEALTALLTPDTMFLAEIVHNKWYKIDVDKWDYLLRDSFYLGGVVQIQTGFVRLFENARVVRDAEGVSHIGYRKSDYGSIVQLFEARTKLHIECYQHPTILGLEKLLIEALQQAEESGFRLKGTKISEAHHTPSVYQYLDDTVVNQIEVSDNPNLLKAQQLFTKIRQRKFYQQIYVSEQECDIIDLNRRLGGDFFFQIHKKIPYGSEMAPRNMMLYDERSGDLVDNRRIVEDVLNSINQKGYFQQFIVYCKSTEPKVIKSAREYLMARHSAGTN; translated from the exons ATGTCGATATCAACTAATGGCACCGGACAGCAACGGGATTTGACGGCGTGTTCCGATCATGCCGAGAAAGATTGGACCCTGTACGATGCTGTTCATGGGATGGTAACCTATCCGCCGTTTGTCCGGGAAGTGGTGGACACCTGTGAGTTTCAGAGGCTTCGGAATCTTAAACAGCTGGGCACTAGTACGAAAGTTTTTCCATGCGCCACCCACACCCGATTTGAGCATTGCTTGGG GGTGTGTCACCTTGCCGGCAAACTTCtaaaaacattggaaaaaaatagtgGCGTTCAAGTTTCCAATATCCACAGGAAATGTGTTGTG TTGGCAGCTCTGCTTCACGACGTTGGCCACGGTCCATTTTCACACATGTGGGAGGACTTTGTGCACAGTGGAAGCGACAAAAGTTGGTCG CACGAGCAATCTTCCTGCGAAATGGCATACCAGCTATTTGCCAACAACGACATTAAACTGTCTCCGGAAGAGCTGGAACACTTCTACGGGCAGCAGTTGATCTGCGCTCTGATAACCGGCAATCAGGAGGCCTTAACGGCACTGCTCACTCCGGACACTATGTTCCTGGCGGAGATAGTGCACAACAAATGGTACAAAATCGATGTCGACAAGTGGGATTACCTGTTGCGGGATTCTTTCTATTTGGGAGGAGTGGTACAAATTCAGACCGGATTTGTTCGGTTGTTTGAAAATGCCCGGGTAGTGAGGGATGCTGAGGGAGTTAGTCACATTGGCTACCGCAAAAGTGATTATGGTTCCATTGTGCAGCTGTTTGAGGCGCGGACCAAACTGCACATCGAGTGCTATCAACATCCCACCATTTTGGGACTGGAAAAATT ATTGATTGAAGCCTTACAACAAGCAGAAGAGAGCGGGTTCCGATTGAAGGG cacCAAAATCTCGGAAGCTCACCACACCCCATCCGTTTACCAGTACCTGGACGATACCGTCGTTAACCAGATCGAAGTCAGTGACAACCCTAACCTGCTGAAAGCCCAACAACTGTTTACCAAAATCCGGCAGCgcaaattttatcaacaaatttACGTCTCGGAACAAGAATGTGAT ATAATAGATCTCAACAGACGCCTCGGAGGGGAtttctttttccaaattcaCAAAAAGATTCCGTACGGCAGTGAGATGGCTCCCCGAAATATGATGCTGTACGATGAGCGAAGCGGGGACCTGGTTGACAATCGTCGCATTGTCGAAGATGTTCT GAACTCGATCAACCAGAAAGGATACTTCCAGCAGTTTATAGTGTACTGCAAAAGCACCGAACCAAAGGTGATCAAAAGCGCTCGAGAGTATTTGATGGCTCGACACTCTGCGGGAACAAACTAG